A window from Centropristis striata isolate RG_2023a ecotype Rhode Island chromosome 2, C.striata_1.0, whole genome shotgun sequence encodes these proteins:
- the wdsub1 gene encoding WD repeat, SAM and U-box domain-containing protein 1 → MTSLICTLQDHRDDVNCVAFSGELFATCSGDKTLRIYSCRDFSELAFSPLSGHGYSVHCCCFSSCGQFLASCSTDATTMVWSTVTGEIEAVLEHPGRSPVRTCAISQDSAHLVSGASDGSLALWDFPSKQLRRTGAVNDTTMVACSFSPCSQMFMTGSTYGDLRLWDLDLNQLHAEKNAHDLGVTCCTFAPSILSGGPVVQFRLASCGQDSQLKIWTINRLSSGGCKMQLLHTLTGQTAPVLSCAYSADGQLLVSGSVDKTVTVYDAKNAVLLYTLNQHERYVTACCFSPTSPLIATGSMDKSVNIWRLEDGCSGKSLPEQSALTSSEGRSSAGRSKLLVSDWSEGDVSAWLAEEGLQGLVEIFRANNIDGTELLSLTKETLASELHIESVGLRNKLVRKVEQLKSESVCSGVPDEFLCPITRELMKEPVIAADGYSYERDAIESWINTKNRSSPMTNLPLLTTLLTPNHTLKMAIGRWRTSH, encoded by the exons ATGACGTCTCTGATTTGCACGTTACAAGACCACCGAGACGATGTCAACTGTGTTGCTTTCTCTGGTGAACTGTTCGCCACCTGCTCTGGAGACAAAACCCTGAGAATATACAGCTGCCGGGACTTCTCTGAGCTGGCCTTCTCCCCGCTGTCGGGACACGGGTACTCCgtccactgctgctgcttcagctCCTGCGGACAGTTCCTGGCCTCGTGTTCTACTGATGCTACCACCATGGTCTGGTCCACGGTCACCGGGGAGATCGAGGCCGTCCTGGAGCATCCGGGTCGGAGTCCTGTGAGGACCTGTGCCATCTCTCAGGACTCTGCTCACCTGGTTTCAGGTGCATCTGATGGCTCTCTGGCCCTGTGGGACTTCCCCTCCAAACAGCTGCGCAG GACGGGAGCTGTGAATGACACCACGATGGTAGCCTGCTCCTTCAGTCCCTGCAGTCAGATGTTCATGACCGGCTCCACCTACGGGGACCTGCGTCTCTGGGACCTGGACCTGAACCAGCTGCATGCAGAGAAGAACGCCCACGACCTGGGAGTCACCTGCTGCACCTTCGCTCCCAGCATCCTCAGTG GTGGTCCGGTGGTGCAGTTCCGCCTGGCGTCCTGTGGGCAGGACAGCCAGCTGAAGATCTGGACCATCAACAGGCTGAGCTCTGGAG GTTGTAAGATGCAGCTCCTGCACACACTAACAGGCCAGACGGCTCCGGTCCTCTCCTGTGCTTACTCAGCAGACGGACAGCTGCTTGTGTCTGG TTCTGTGGACAAAACTGTCACAGTCTATGATGCT aaaAATGCAGTTTTGCTTTATACACTGAACCAGCATGAGAG ATACGTGACGGCGTGTTGCTTCTCTCCAACGTCTCCTCTGATCGCTACAGGATCTATGGACAAGAGTGTGAACATCTGGAGGCTGGAGGATGGATGCA GTGGGAAGTCGTTGCCTG AGCAGTCTGCTCTGACATCCAGTGAAg GGAGAAGCTCGGCGGGCCGCTCCAAGCTGCTGGTCAGCGATTGGTCGGAGGGGGACGTGTCGGCGTGGCTGGCGGAGGAAGGCCTCCAGGGATTGGTGGAAATATTCAGAGCCAACAACATCGACGGGACAGAGCTGCTCAGTCTCACCAAGGAAACGCTGGCGTCAGAGCTGCACATAG agtcgGTAGGCCTGCGTAATAAGCTGGTGAGGAAGGTGGAGCAGCTGAAGAGTGAGTCGGTGTGTTCAGGCGTTCCTGATGAGTTTCTGTGTCCGATCACCAGAGAGCTGATGAAGGAGCCGGTCATCGCTGCCG ACGGATACTCGTATGAACGAGACGCCATCGAGAGCTGGATCAACACCAAGAACCGCTCCAGCCCGATGACCAACCTGCCCCTACTCACCACGCTGCTCACGCCCAACCACACCCTGAAGATGGCCATCGGCCGCTGGAGGACCAGCCACTAG